The DNA window GGTACCTTGTTTATCCTGATGTTTCATTTAATGAGCCTATCTGTTCAAAAAGCAGGGATAAATCCAACAACTATTGCCAGTCGTCTTTCTGTTATTATTCCAATCTCTTTTTCTATTCTGTTCTTTAACGAATATGTAAATCAGCTTAAAGTTTGGGGTATTGTATTAGCCGTTCTCTCAGTTATATTGTCAGTGTATAAAAAGAAAAAGCATGCAGCAGATAAAAACTCAATTCTGCTGCCACTCATTATTTTTCTGGGAACCGGGCTTATTGACAGTTTGGTTAAATATGCTCAAGATACTTATTTGACTGATGAGCTATTGCCAAGCTTTTCTACTTTATTGTTTTTTATTGCCTTTCTAATTGGTTTGTCCATACTTTTTTTTCGCAAAAATAAAATTAGTACAATAGTCTCTAAAGGAAATCTCCTTTTGGGAATCGCATTGGGTATATGTAATTTTGGCTCTATATTCTTTATTATCAAAGCTTTGAACAAAAGTGGATATGAAAGTTCATCGGTGTTTGGGATCAATCATATTGGTGTTGTTGCTTTATCAGTATTTGCAGCGTTGCTGCTATTTAGAGAAAAGGTCAATAAAATAAACTGGATTGGAATTGTTCTTGCATTTTTTGCCATTATTCTTTTAACAATTAATAAATAAATATACATGGATCAGGCAATATCATATTTAAAACGACTCTCAAGTAATAATAACCGTGAGTGGTTTAATGATAATAAAAAAGAATTTGAATCGATAAAATCATATTTTGAAGAATTCTCACAATTATTAATTTCTGGAATCAGTGTTTTTGATAGCAGTATTTCAGAACTCAAGCCAAAGGATACCATGTTTCGAATTTATCG is part of the Bacteroidota bacterium genome and encodes:
- a CDS encoding EamA family transporter, whose protein sequence is MIYLVLCILSSTAINLIFKSVSRFNGNTFHIIVINYLVASLLGLSLAGNTISYLFTEPQTWMLLSVVIGTLFILMFHLMSLSVQKAGINPTTIASRLSVIIPISFSILFFNEYVNQLKVWGIVLAVLSVILSVYKKKKHAADKNSILLPLIIFLGTGLIDSLVKYAQDTYLTDELLPSFSTLLFFIAFLIGLSILFFRKNKISTIVSKGNLLLGIALGICNFGSIFFIIKALNKSGYESSSVFGINHIGVVALSVFAALLLFREKVNKINWIGIVLAFFAIILLTINK